From the genome of Moritella sp. F3, one region includes:
- a CDS encoding LysE family translocator, with protein MSAIDLQLLALFIPTFFFVSITPGMCMTLSMTLGMTIGVKRSLHMMWGELLGVGLVAISAVIGVATIMLKYPSAFSALKYLGGSYLIYLGIQMWRSKGKLAISDSTDSESTMKPLQLASQGFVTAIANPKGWVFMISLLPPFINPTQALTPQLSVLVAIILITEFSCLLMYASGGQTLRLFLQKSNNVRLLNKIAGSLMVFVGIWLATG; from the coding sequence ATGTCTGCCATAGATTTACAACTTTTAGCGCTTTTTATTCCTACCTTTTTCTTCGTTTCTATTACACCAGGTATGTGTATGACGTTATCGATGACTTTAGGCATGACAATCGGCGTAAAGCGTAGTCTCCACATGATGTGGGGCGAATTACTCGGTGTCGGCTTAGTAGCCATTTCAGCGGTAATTGGTGTAGCAACTATTATGTTGAAATACCCAAGTGCCTTTTCAGCACTTAAATATCTTGGTGGCAGTTATTTGATATATCTTGGCATCCAAATGTGGCGTTCTAAAGGCAAGTTGGCTATTTCTGATAGCACAGATTCTGAAAGTACAATGAAACCTCTTCAGTTAGCCAGTCAAGGTTTTGTCACAGCGATTGCGAACCCAAAAGGTTGGGTATTTATGATTTCGTTATTGCCGCCTTTTATCAATCCAACACAAGCATTAACACCACAATTATCAGTGCTTGTAGCTATCATCCTCATTACCGAATTTAGCTGCTTATTAATGTATGCCAGTGGTGGGCAAACATTACGTCTATTTTTACAAAAAAGTAATAATGTGCGTTTACTCAATAAAATCGCAGGTTCGTTAATGGTGTTTGTTGGGATCTGGTTAGCGACCGGATAA